The Methylomonas sp. UP202 DNA window TCGGCTTGGGGCTGGGCGGATAAGCGTTGCCAATCGACTCCAGCAATTAACCAGTGCCATTGCGCCTGCGTCAGCGCAAACACCGCATCGCCCACCTTGGGCCAGACAAAACTGCCCTGATGCAAACGGCGCTGGCACAGCCAAACCCCATTGCCATCCCACACCAACAGCCGTAGCCGGTTGCCCGCACGATTACGAAAGATAAACGCCGATCCGGCACACGGGGCATGCCCCAGACTCTGTTGAACAATCGCTGACAAGCCATCCAAACCACGCCGCATGTCCACCGGCGCCACCGCCAACCAAATCTGCGCGGGATAATCGATCAAGCCAGACATCGTAACAACTCGGCTACCCAGCCCGCCGATACTGAAGACGAAATCTCCAGCCTATAACCGTCGACATCGGTCAAGACCATAGCCGCAGCTGCGGGTGTCGCCACAGAAGCAGGCTCAGGCTGTTCAATCTGCACCGGCACCAAAGCGACCGGCTCTACCGCAGGCCGTTTGCGATAGTCGCACAGTCTGGCAGTAAATGTCCGTACATTGATGCCTTCCTGCACGCAATACTCAACCTGCGACAAACCACTGCCTTGCCATTCTTCAATATGCTGACGCCATTTCGATGTAACGGCCATCGCTACTCCTGATCAAAAAAATCACAGGATGCCTCAGGCTGAATGATCTCAACAGGTGGGCGGGATAGAGCCATACCAAGGTTCTCGTCCCGGCCGTTTTAAATTACGGGGTCAGCGCAGATTTTTTGTTTGGCTTCTCTAACTATCCACAACGCGACGTCAAGCAAGCCCGCGAAAACCAGGTTGCGGACCTTTTGACCGACCTGATCGCCGACGAAATCGCCGACATCCGCCGCCTGATGAATGCCGTCAAACAGATCGCCAAACAGACCCAGCACTTTGCGAAAAAAACTCAAGAAATCCAGCAGGCTCTCGACCGGTTTCGGCAACTGAACCCGGATTTCGACGACATGGCCGGCGGCGCCAAGCTCGATCGCTTAATTTGCGAGCTTCGCCAAGACGCAAAGCACAGCGCCAACGAACTGGCCGAACTGCGCCAGTCAATCCAATAACTCCTTTAACCAAATCACCATGACCGAAAACACCAAAAAAGGCGGCCGTCCACGAGGCTACAAGCCGGAATACGTCCAGCTCGCCCACAATTACACCCTCCTTGGCGCGACCCAGGACCAACTCGCCGAATTTTTCAACGTCTCGGCGGCCACTGTCAAAAGCTGGACTAAACATCGGACGGAATTCGCCGATGCAATCAAGCGCGGAAAAATCCTGGCCGATGCTGAAATCGCCAGCAGCCTGTTTCGTCGCGGCACCGGGTACCCCTACACCGAAGTCACCACGCGGGAAATCAAGAACCCAGCCGGCGAAGTCACGTCCTACGAAACGGTCACCGTCACCAGTGAAATGCCGCCCGATACCGACGCCTGTATCTTCTGGCTGACCAACCGCCAGCCGGACAAATGGCGCAACAGACTGGAGATTGAGCACGCCGACAAGCGCGAATCCAGCACGACGGACCGAGATACCCCGGCCACACCCCAGCAGGATGACGCCGCATGAACTCGGACGCCTTTGCAAAAATTGAAAGCGCTGCCCAAGACGGCGCCTTCGGCCACAACCAGCGGCCAACGCCGACTGATCGGCAATGCCTGGCCGGTAATTACAAGGTCGGTCGCGTCTTGATTTACGGCATGCCGGTTGCGATCGAGCAGCCGCGACACAGCTATCGCACCGGTATCGATCCTAAAACCGGTAAGCGCTGGGCTTCCAGGCTGGCGGCGCATTACGGCTACTTCTCCGGCACCAAAGGCGCCGACGGCGACCCCGTCGATTGCTTTATCGGCCCCTACCCACAATCGGAAACCGCCTGGATCATCAATCAGCACGTCGGCGGCGCCTTCGATGAGCACAAGGTCATGCTGTGCTTTCCCGACTATGAGACCGCGCGCCGCGCCTACCTGGACAGCTACGAGCGCGGCTGGAAGGGCCTGCACAGCCTGGTCAAGGTTTTTCACCGCAGCAACTGCGCTGGTGGCTCAAGAACGGCGACCTGAAAAAGGCATTGACCTCTGCCGATCTGGCCGACGCCGATGGGCCGGCCGCCGCCAAGGCCAAAGCCGCGCGCGCCGACGCCGATTATCTGAAAACACGATCTACCGTCCTGGGGTACTAAACCATGTTCGAACCCGTCAAAGTCGGCTTCGGCCAATACCTGACCGATTTCTACGCCTCGCTGGTCGCCACGACCCAGCCGATGACCGAATACTTGGAGCGAGGCGTTGCCAAGAGCATCGCCTGGGCGCCGTCGAGAATGGTCGATGCCGCCGAAGAAATGCTGGCGGCCTGGCAGCGCAACGACACCGACAGCGCGCCGACACAGCCGGCCAAGTTGCCGGCCATATTGGTGGCAATGGATCAGAGCTACACGCCGACCGGGCGCGAGTTTGCAAGGCAGATCGCCAACTCCATGAAGGCCATCATGCCCGGCGACACCAAGCAGCGCCTATTCGGCTTGCGGACTATATTCGGCGACATTCGCGTTCAACTGGTATTTGCGGCGGCCGATGAGCCGACGGCGCGGTCCCTGGCGGCACAATTTCTCAACTTCATTGACGCGGTACCGAATCGCCGATTTGGCTATTCGACCACGTTTGCCGGCGTCGGCGAAGACTGGGTAGCGACCATCGAATCGCCGGACATTCCGGCCGTCGCCATTCGTACCGGTATGAAGAACGTGGTCATGCTGGCGGTGGACATCACAATCAAGGCCCAAGTGCCGCTCTACGACGCGCCCAAGGCCGGCGAGCCGAACGACGGCAAAGGCGTTCCCGGTACCAGTGACCCGGCCGGCTATCCGGTGGTGATAGAAGTCGATTTCGACGACAAAGCCCTGGACCTCCAGCAAGCAGTTACCGCCAACTCGCCGTAGCCTTAATGCACGAAGCAAATCCTGTCTATGGCAAAACTAACCAAGGATCAATGGGCCGACATCCGCCGCCGCTGGGAAGCCGACGAGCGCGACGGGCATCAATGGCTGGCCGATGAACTGACCGCCCAAGGATACGACATCAACCGCGCAACTATCGCCAAGGCTGCCAGTCGGCAGGGCTGGGCCAAGCGCGAGCCTGAAAACGTCAAGTCGAAAAACGTCACTCTGAGTGGCAAAACGTCACGCGGAAATGTCACTCAGAACGTCACTCTCCGCGACGAAATGTCACTCAAAAATGTCACTCCCGCGCCGACCGAAAAACCCGTTCCGGAGGCCATTCCCGAAACGGAATGGGAAGAAGTCGACGAGGCCAATCTGCACGGCAACGCCAAGTATCTACCCGGCTTCGACCGGCAGGCGCACCTGTTGTGCCGGCTTGGCGCGACAGATGCCGAATTGGCCGAGTTCTTTCGGGTATCGGAGAGAACCGTGAACAACTGGAAGAGGATGTACGTCACTTTCTTTCAGTCCATCAAGAGCGGGAAAATATGGGCCGACGCCGAGGCGGCCGACGGCCTGTTCCGGCGCGCAACAGGTTTCCGATACACGGAGGTCAAGACCAAGAAAGTAAGGCCGACGACGGCGAAGGCGGTATCGTGGCGGCCGGCGACGACGACTTGCTGGTCGTGGAAGTGGTGACAACCGAGAAAGAAGCGCTGCCGGATACGAGCGCGGCCTTCATCTGGCTCAAGAACCGCCGGCCGAAGGATTGGCGCGACAAGATCGAAATCGAGAGTACCGCCAAGCTGGACCCGGAAATGATGGCACGCATCAAGACGGAATTCGTTGAGAGGATGGCAGCTTCGAGAGCGAGACAGCGGCAGGTTTTGATTGAACGAGGGTATTTGGATGCTGGGGAACAGTGAGAATATCATCTCTGGAGATTGCGGAATTGACGGGTAAAGAGCATAAAAATGTGCTTGCTGACATCAGAAAGATTCTTGATGAGGCCGGAATATCGACGGCTGAATTTTCAGCAGTCCGAAAGAATAGCCAAAACAAAGACATGCCGTGCTTCAACCCGTCGCGCCGAGAATGCGACTTGGTAGTGTCCGGGTATTCAGTGAAATACCGACTCGCCATTATCGATCGCTGGCATGATCTGGAATCGAAGCAACAATTACAGATTCCACAAACACTTTCCGAAGCCTTGCTTTTGGCTGGACGCCTAGCCGCCGAAAAAGAGCAGGCTATCGCGAAAATCGAAGCCGCGCAATTTTGCGCGCCTTGCAAATTACCAAGCGGTCAAACCGCTCAGGCATACCGACTGCCGCGCCGAGAATGCGATTTTGTTATTTCGAATATATGTAGGCTTGCTCAGATTTGAAATCCGAGCAAGATTACAAGGACAACATGGGGGGCGGCATGAAAGCAAAGGCCAAAACCAACCTCGCCCTGGTCGAAGTACATGGCCGGAAGTTGACCACGACCAGCTTGGTGATAGCCGAGCAATTTGGAAGGCCTCATAAAAGCGTTTTACGAAGCTTGGACACGTTGAAAGATCGGCTCAAATTTGTGCCAATCTCCTATAGCGACTCATACGGGCGCGAGCAAAAACTGTATCAGCTCGACGAGCGCGCGTTTTTGATCGCTACGCCAAGCCAGCCCATAAGTTGATTCATGCGAATGCCGGCGCGGTGTCGGTTCTCGTACCTGTTGACCCCCATCAATTCCCTTGTATTCTCATCAATACCTATTAAAATGATAGGTATGGCGGTGATAAAATACCTCAACATGTCCGATTCGGACGCTCTCACGATTTTGCGAGAATGCGCGGCGGACGACGGTCGCGTGTTCTTTTCCAAACACGCTATCGACCGCATGATGGAGCGGAAAATCACCCGGCCGCAAGTGCTTTCATGCCTGGAGAAGGGAAAAATCACGGAATCGCCTTGCCGCGATCCTAAAGGCGATTGGCGGTGTACATTGGAGCATTACACGGCCGGAAGCGTCGTGACGGTCGCTGTTGCGATCAAGCATAACAATCATGGCGAACGCACGGTGATAGTCACTGTATTTTAAGCCGGAGGCAAACGATTATGTACCACTACAAAGACTGCGGACTGGATAATATCTGGCTCGTGAATGGTTACTCCAGTATCGACGACGAAGAGTTCGGCGAATGCGTGTCAATTACCGACACCAGGGGATTGCACAAAGCCATCGCGCATGATCTCGTATTCAACAAGCCCACTTTGACCGGAAAGGAATTCAGATTTCTACGCAAGGAATTGGATTTGTCACAAAAAGCGTTATCCGACCTTCTGGGCAATGATGAGCAAGCCGTAGCCCGCTGGGAAAAATCCGGCAAGGTGCCAAAATGGGCCGACCGGTTATTGCGGGTTTGCGTCATTGAGTTCTATGGCGAAAAAACCGGCGTTCGAGAGCTGATTGCCCGTATTCGCGACATTGACGAGCGTAAGCAAGAACGCCAATTGTTCAAGGACGATGCCGCCGGCTGGAAAAAAGCCGCTTGATGCTATCCACGGCGGCTTCGGGGCATTCTGATGAGGCTAGACTTGAACAATCAACTCAATGAGCCGCTATCGTTTCAAGAAAAACGCGAACTCCAGCGTTTGAACATTCAGCAAAACCAAGTCATTGCCAAAGAGCGCTGGGGCTTATTGCCGAGACCGGAAAGTACAAAGGAGTTTCTATCTGGTCTATTGCTTAGATTCTGCTAACCTACCTTGGCTAACGTCAAAAATAACCGAAAAACATGAGGGAGGTATGCTGATGACTGAATATTCAAAATGTCCACATTGCGGATTGCAGTGCATGAGGACTATTGGGGTTGAAACGGTTAGGTTATGAAAATGGTAAACATTGAAAAACTGATGGATGAAGTCAGGACGCTTTCCAGCGATCAGTTAAAAAGCGTCCGGGAAGAGATCAACCTAATTCTCTCTGGAATCTCTTCCACTGAGCGGCAGTCGTTTGAAGATCTTGTGCCAATTGATGTGCCGATCGAGAGTCTAAAAGACTCGGAATCGGGTGTTCTGCAAATACGATTTCCTTATCAGATCGGTTTAAGGCGCAATGTAGGCTGGCGTACGATCCAAGTAACACCGGCTGCACAAGCAGTCCTGATACAAATTTTTTCGGAATCGCTTTCTGAGGATTCGATAGCAGGACGTATCCCGCCCAAATCAACCACGATCCAATAAAATTACATATTTTATTCATTGCCGTAATACGATGCTAATAAAAGATAAAGTTAGCCAATGATACCCCCCACCATTCCACCAACCTACACCGCTTTTCCGGACTTGCGCAAGTGCTACATAATACCGCTTTTTCCGTAGACTAAAGTTACGACAGAACCTAGTAAGCATCCCACTCCGATACCAAGGCAAATCCAGATCAAATAGTTAGTTGTCTTGCACAAACAGGGAGAAGTTAAAGCAAAAAAGACAAATATCGATCCTGTGGAGATCATCAAAAACATCATCGCGAGCCACCGCGATTTTACGTCCCGATTCAAAATAAACAGGCGGATTTCTTTGGATAAATTTCCGCCCGGTTCCGACACCCCGAGGATTATTTTTATTCGGTCGTCGATTTGATCGAGAAGCCCCATCAGCGCATTGAGTAGCGTAAAAGTTCCGCCGACTGCGGCAATAACGATTTCGATATTCGACACCATATCACCCCCTAAAACACGCTAGCGTGCCAGCATTGTCGCCCACTTTTATTGTCGGAGCAATTTCCCATAGTTCCCGATCAAACAAAAACCCCTTGACATCCCCACCACCCCAGTAGCAGAATGTTTTCGACCCCGGCGCACCGGGGGCGGGATTGAGACCCCGTTTTTTGGAAGTGGCGATGAAAAGCGCCGCATACCCTTGCGGCTTTTTTGTGCCTGTCATATTGGCTCGGCTTTGCCGCGCCATGTTTGTTATGGCGTGGTTATTTGGGCAGCCGAAAGGCTGGCCGCACCACTTCGCGGTAGTCTCAACCCACTTAACCACGTCGCCCAACGATTGAGACCAATGGGCGGCGGTTTACAGCTTCCAGAAGTGGAGAACCGACATGCACACCCCAACCACGGGCAAAATTCGCCCAAAATCAATTGATTTCAGCCACCGCATTTTCGACATTGGCGGGAATGCCGATATAGCCTGCTCAATAGAGGAAATCGCCGGCAGAGCCGAGGCGGTTATCGGAACCGTGCAAGCGCTTTGCATAGCCGGCGAAGACGAAAACGGGCTCGGCAAGATTAATCGCATCGTAAGCGCTCAGCCGTTCCACATCGCCAGACGTTGCAGGTTATGATTTAATCCAGATCACCGAACGGCAGCAGTTCGTCGATGCGGCTGTTGGGCCAGATGGGGAGTTTTTCCAGGGTGTCTTTTAGCCAGGCGGCCGGCTCGAGGCCATTGAGTTTGGCGGTGCCTAGCAGGGTTTGAATAACGGCGGCTCGTTGACCGGCGCGTTCCGATCCGGCAAACAACCAGTTCTTCTTGCCCAAGGCAATGGGGCGAATGCTGTTTTCGACCGGATTATTGTCGATAGGCAGATCGCCGGTTTCGGCGTAACGGCTTAAGGCAACCCAGCGTTTCAGGCTGTAGTCGATGGCTTTGGCCGTGGCGGTATTGGGCGCGGTGCGCAAACGGGTTTGCTGTAACCAAGCCTGCAAGTCTGTCAGTAGCGGCAGGCTTTTTTCGGCGCGTAGCTGTTTGCGCTGGTCAGCTGTCATCTCGCGGCCCTCGGTTTCAATGGCGTACAGTTTGGCGATGCGATTCAGTGCTGCTTGTGCGATAGGGCTCTGACTGGTTTGCAACAGGTCGAAGAATTTGCGCCGCGCATGCGCCAGGCAGGCCAGTTCGATACACGGCTCTAGCGGGTGTTGCGATGCGGGATGGGCACGGGTCGTAGCAAACAGGGCTTTATAGCCCGCATAGTCATCCACCAGTAAATGGCCGCGCCAATCGCCCAGGAACTGCTGCACATGCCGGCCGCCACGACCGGCTTGATAATCGAAGACGATAAGCTTCGGTCCCGGTTGCAGATCATTGCTGCGATAGGCCCACAGATAGGCTTTCTTGGTTTTACCACTGCCGGGATCCAGTTGCGGCACCGGCGTCTCGTCGGCATGTAAGCTATCCCTTTGCAACAAATGCCAAGCCAAGCGGTCGGCTAAGGGCGCTAAAGCGACACCGAGTCGTCCGACCCAGTCGGCGAGTGTGGAGCGGGACAGGATCACCCCGTCACGGGCGGCGATTTGTTCCAACCGGTACAGCGGCAAATGATCGAGGTATTTACCGATCAGCACCCAGGTGAGCAAACCGACGGCAGCCATACCGCCATCGATCACCGCCGGTGGAATCGGTGCTGCGGTGATGGTTTCGCAGGCCCGACAGGCGTATTGCGGACGAATGTGTCGATGCACAAAGAACTTGGCCGGTTCGACGTCCAGTTGCTCGCTGATGTCTTCGCCGACTTTGACCAGGTCTTTACCGCAGTGGCCACAGGAGCAGGACTCAGGCTCATGGCGATGCTCAATGCGCGGCAGATGCTCAGGCAACGGTTGGCGACCAGCGCGTGGGCGTTTGGGACGGGCCACGGTATCGCAGGGCTGATCATCCCGGAGTTGTTCGACTTCCTCATCAATCGCTGAGATATCGGAATTCCAGGTTTCCTCGAACACATCCCGCTGCAACGGGGCCAGACTTTCGTTCTTGCGACTGAAGCGGATGCGTTTGTAATACGCCAGCTCATGGGTCAGCGCGCCGATTTTGAGGTCTTTGGCGTGAATCGTGGCGTCTTTGGCTTGGATGACTTGGGCATCCTGGGCTGCCTGATCCATCAGCGCCTGAAGCAGGGCCGCCACCTCGGTTTTGGCAGTCGGCTCCAGGTTCAATTGGTCGAGTTTGGCCAGCGGATTCATGGGTGAATTATACCGCAATGCCCTATCCAATGCCTTGATATTAGGACATTTTAGGACTTTTTTACCGCCGCGTTTTACCTCTGATTCACACCTGCCAGTCGGCTTGGGGCTGGGCGGATAAGCGTTGCCAATCGACTCCAGCAATTAACCAGTGCCATTGCGCCTGCGTCAGCGCAAACACCGCATCGCCCACCCTGGGCCAGACAAAACTGCCTTGGTGCAAACGGCGCTGACACAGCCAAACCCCATTGCCATCCCACACCAACAACCGTAGCCGGTTGCCCGCACGATTACGAAAGATAAACGCCGATCCGGCACACGGGGCATGCCCCAGACTCTGTTGAACAATGGCCGACAAGCCATCCAAACCACGCCGCATGTCCACCGGCGCCACCGCCAACCAAATCTGCGCGGGATAATCGATCAAGCCAGACATCGTAACAACTCGGCTACCCAGCCCGCCGATACTGAAGACGAAATCTCCAGCCTATAACCGTGGGCATCGGTCAAGACCATAGCCGCAGCTGCGGGTGTCACCACAGAAGCAGGCTCAGGCTGTTCAATCTGCACCGGCACCAAAGCGACCGGCTCTACCGCAGGCCGTTTGCGATAGTCGCACAGTCTGGCAGTAAATGTCCGTACATTGATGCCTTCCTGCACGCAATACTCAACCTGCGACAAACCACTGCCTTGCCATTCTTCAATATGCTGACGCCATTTCGATGTAACGGCCATCGCTACTCCTGATCAAAAAATCACAGGATGCCTCAGGCTGAATGATCTCAACAGGTGGGCGGGATAGAGCCTTACATCGCATCAACCCGGAAACCGTTTACTTTGCGCTGGATAGCGCGCTAAAGGACCTCAGAGACATTAAAGCGATTGTCTTAGCCTGGACTGACGCCACCGATACCGTTGGAGGTGCAGCATGAACAATCCAACACTCGCCCCCGCCCCCGTTGACGCTCTGCTACAGCAACTTTTCGATTTAGACACCGAACGCCAAGCCGCGACCGAGGCCGGCATTCCAGCGTTGATCCGTCTGGCCGATGTGGCCGATCGCGATACCGGCCAAGCCAATACCGTGCGCGGCTTTCTACTCGGCCTGTATAACGGCTACCACTTCCCTTTCAATCTGGTTCGGCTTCGGGGCTTGGACAAAGTCCTGTTCGATGACTGCATGGCCGTGCTAACGCTGGACGCCCGAGCCACCGCGAAGGAGATTCACCAGTATCTAGGCGATGGCGGCGACCGCTTTGTTCGCTGGGCGCAAGGCGGTGCAGCATGAGCGCCACCACAGCAAACACCTTGGACAACGCCTACAACGCCGCGCAGCGCGCAAACGCTATCCTGGCGCTGATATTTGACGGGTTTATCGATAGTATTCCGAACGAGAACGTCCAGACGGCCCTGTACGCAGTGCAGCGCGAGGTCAACGAGGTTCTGGGGATTGTCGAAGCTCTGAACTGGCCGGAAGATCAAGCGCCAGACTCCGATCCCGCAGCCAGCGCCAAAGCCGAGCCGGCCGGAGACTGCGCGCGCTCAAGCGGCGCCGGTCTGTTCGACAAGCTGCTTCGTTTTGCC harbors:
- the tnpB gene encoding IS66 family insertion sequence element accessory protein TnpB (TnpB, as the term is used for proteins encoded by IS66 family insertion elements, is considered an accessory protein, since TnpC, encoded by a neighboring gene, is a DDE family transposase.), with product MSGLIDYPAQIWLAVAPVDMRRGLDGLSAIVQQSLGHAPCAGSAFIFRNRAGNRLRLLVWDGNGVWLCQRRLHQGSFVWPKVGDAVFALTQAQWHWLIAGVDWQRLSAQPQADWQV
- a CDS encoding IS66 family insertion sequence element accessory protein TnpB, which encodes MAVTSKWRQHIEEWQGSGLSQVEYCVQEGINVRTFTARLCDYRKRPAVEPVALVPVQIEQPEPASVATPAAAAMVLTDVDGYRLEISSSVSAGWVAELLRCLA
- a CDS encoding helix-turn-helix domain-containing protein, which produces MTENTKKGGRPRGYKPEYVQLAHNYTLLGATQDQLAEFFNVSAATVKSWTKHRTEFADAIKRGKILADAEIASSLFRRGTGYPYTEVTTREIKNPAGEVTSYETVTVTSEMPPDTDACIFWLTNRQPDKWRNRLEIEHADKRESSTTDRDTPATPQQDDAA
- a CDS encoding Rha family transcriptional regulator, with translation MRISSLEIAELTGKEHKNVLADIRKILDEAGISTAEFSAVRKNSQNKDMPCFNPSRRECDLVVSGYSVKYRLAIIDRWHDLESKQQLQIPQTLSEALLLAGRLAAEKEQAIAKIEAAQFCAPCKLPSGQTAQAYRLPRRECDFVISNICRLAQI
- a CDS encoding Rha family transcriptional regulator, with translation MKSEQDYKDNMGGGMKAKAKTNLALVEVHGRKLTTTSLVIAEQFGRPHKSVLRSLDTLKDRLKFVPISYSDSYGREQKLYQLDERAFLIATPSQPIS
- a CDS encoding DUF4258 domain-containing protein is translated as MAVIKYLNMSDSDALTILRECAADDGRVFFSKHAIDRMMERKITRPQVLSCLEKGKITESPCRDPKGDWRCTLEHYTAGSVVTVAVAIKHNNHGERTVIVTVF
- a CDS encoding helix-turn-helix domain-containing protein encodes the protein MYHYKDCGLDNIWLVNGYSSIDDEEFGECVSITDTRGLHKAIAHDLVFNKPTLTGKEFRFLRKELDLSQKALSDLLGNDEQAVARWEKSGKVPKWADRLLRVCVIEFYGEKTGVRELIARIRDIDERKQERQLFKDDAAGWKKAA
- a CDS encoding IS66 family transposase, translated to MDQAAQDAQVIQAKDATIHAKDLKIGALTHELAYYKRIRFSRKNESLAPLQRDVFEETWNSDISAIDEEVEQLRDDQPCDTVARPKRPRAGRQPLPEHLPRIEHRHEPESCSCGHCGKDLVKVGEDISEQLDVEPAKFFVHRHIRPQYACRACETITAAPIPPAVIDGGMAAVGLLTWVLIGKYLDHLPLYRLEQIAARDGVILSRSTLADWVGRLGVALAPLADRLAWHLLQRDSLHADETPVPQLDPGSGKTKKAYLWAYRSNDLQPGPKLIVFDYQAGRGGRHVQQFLGDWRGHLLVDDYAGYKALFATTRAHPASQHPLEPCIELACLAHARRKFFDLLQTSQSPIAQAALNRIAKLYAIETEGREMTADQRKQLRAEKSLPLLTDLQAWLQQTRLRTAPNTATAKAIDYSLKRWVALSRYAETGDLPIDNNPVENSIRPIALGKKNWLFAGSERAGQRAAVIQTLLGTAKLNGLEPAAWLKDTLEKLPIWPNSRIDELLPFGDLD
- the tnpB gene encoding IS66 family insertion sequence element accessory protein TnpB (TnpB, as the term is used for proteins encoded by IS66 family insertion elements, is considered an accessory protein, since TnpC, encoded by a neighboring gene, is a DDE family transposase.), whose translation is MSGLIDYPAQIWLAVAPVDMRRGLDGLSAIVQQSLGHAPCAGSAFIFRNRAGNRLRLLVWDGNGVWLCQRRLHQGSFVWPRVGDAVFALTQAQWHWLIAGVDWQRLSAQPQADWQV
- a CDS encoding IS66 family insertion sequence element accessory protein TnpB — translated: MAVTSKWRQHIEEWQGSGLSQVEYCVQEGINVRTFTARLCDYRKRPAVEPVALVPVQIEQPEPASVVTPAAAAMVLTDAHGYRLEISSSVSAGWVAELLRCLA